One Halobaculum roseum DNA segment encodes these proteins:
- a CDS encoding translation initiation factor eIF-2B, translating into MIDETVAEIREMQTHSSSVVAVKAARALRELLGREYATLDEFERDLDHNAGALRRANPSHASLHRTMRAVTDDVLGNAENVEGGKDLLEAAVEREVERIETGKREAAANAADTFEDGETFLTHDYSSTVLEAIESAAAGGTHLTAYVTEARPRFLGRKTARTLAAMDRIDAHLSVDAAAGHLLREVEPDRVVVGMDCIVEDTLYNRIGTFPIAAAAAEVGVPVVVVGSGTKVIDGGFRFENEFRPPSEVMLEPADDITLENPAYDATPMHLVSEVITDEGVIDR; encoded by the coding sequence ATGATAGACGAGACGGTCGCCGAGATCCGCGAGATGCAGACGCACTCCTCGTCGGTCGTCGCGGTGAAGGCCGCCCGTGCGCTGCGGGAGCTGCTCGGCCGCGAGTACGCCACGCTCGACGAGTTCGAGCGCGACCTCGACCACAACGCGGGGGCGCTGCGGCGCGCGAACCCCTCGCACGCGAGCCTTCACCGGACGATGCGCGCGGTTACCGACGACGTGCTCGGCAACGCCGAGAACGTGGAGGGCGGGAAGGACCTCCTCGAAGCGGCGGTCGAACGGGAGGTCGAGCGGATCGAGACGGGGAAACGCGAGGCCGCAGCCAACGCCGCGGACACCTTCGAGGACGGCGAGACGTTCCTCACGCACGATTACTCCTCGACGGTGTTGGAGGCGATCGAGTCGGCGGCCGCGGGCGGCACACACCTGACGGCGTACGTCACCGAGGCGCGGCCGCGGTTCCTGGGCCGCAAGACGGCGCGGACGCTCGCGGCGATGGACCGGATCGACGCCCACCTCTCGGTCGACGCCGCCGCGGGCCACCTCCTGCGCGAGGTCGAGCCCGACCGGGTCGTCGTCGGCATGGACTGCATCGTCGAGGACACCCTCTACAACCGGATCGGGACGTTCCCGATCGCCGCCGCGGCCGCGGAGGTCGGCGTACCGGTCGTCGTTGTCGGCTCGGGAACAAAGGTCATCGACGGCGGGTTCCGCTTCGAGAACGAGTTCCGCCCGCCCAGCGAGGTGATGCTCGAACCCGCGGACGACATCACCCTGGAGAACCCCGCGTACGACGCGACGCCCATGCACCTCGTCAGCGAGGTCATCACCGACGAGGGCGTGATCGATCGCTGA
- a CDS encoding LSM domain-containing protein: MTGRPLDVLEEALDTPVTVHLKDETAHFGVLAGYDQHMNVVLDPTELEGSADDEVEDTTIIRGDNVVSINV; the protein is encoded by the coding sequence ATGACTGGCCGCCCGCTCGACGTGCTCGAGGAGGCCCTTGACACCCCGGTAACGGTCCACCTCAAAGACGAAACGGCTCACTTCGGCGTTCTCGCCGGCTACGATCAGCACATGAACGTCGTGCTCGATCCCACCGAACTGGAGGGCTCGGCGGACGACGAAGTCGAAGACACAACGATTATCCGTGGCGACAACGTCGTTTCCATCAACGTATGA
- a CDS encoding ribonuclease J produces the protein MEVEIATIGGYEEVGRQMTAVRAGDDIVVFDMGLNLSQVLIHDNVETEKMHSLDLIDMGAIPDDRIMSDMEGDVQAIVPTHGHLDHIGAISKLAHRYDAPVVAAPFTIELVKQQVKGENKFNVDNDLVKMEAGETMSIGDSGNVEMEFVHVTHSIIDAVNPVLHTPEGAVVYGLDKRMDHSPVLEDPIDMERFREIGREGNGVLCYIEDCTNAGRKGRTPSESHARNHLKDTLMSIEDYDGGIVATTFSSHVSRVSSLVEFAQDIGREPVLLGRSMEKYSGTAERLDFVDFPDDLGMYGHRKSVDRTFKRIMQEGKEKYLPIVTGHQGEPRAMLTRMGRGETPYELDDGDKVVFSARVIPEPTNEGQRYQSERLLKMQGARIYDDIHVSGHLREEGHYQMLDALEPQHVIPAHQDMKGFSPYVDLAGKKGYKLGRDLHVTQNGNMIQLTE, from the coding sequence ATGGAAGTCGAAATCGCAACAATCGGCGGCTACGAGGAAGTCGGCCGCCAGATGACGGCAGTTCGCGCAGGGGACGACATCGTCGTGTTCGACATGGGCCTCAACCTGAGTCAGGTCCTGATCCACGACAACGTCGAGACAGAGAAGATGCACAGCCTGGACCTCATCGACATGGGGGCCATCCCGGACGACCGGATCATGAGCGACATGGAGGGCGACGTGCAGGCGATCGTGCCGACGCACGGCCACCTCGACCACATCGGCGCCATCTCGAAGCTGGCCCACCGGTACGACGCACCGGTCGTCGCCGCGCCGTTCACCATCGAGCTGGTCAAACAGCAGGTGAAGGGCGAGAACAAGTTCAACGTCGACAACGACCTCGTCAAGATGGAGGCCGGCGAGACGATGTCCATCGGCGACTCCGGAAACGTCGAGATGGAGTTCGTCCACGTGACTCACTCCATCATCGACGCGGTCAACCCGGTCCTTCACACCCCCGAGGGCGCGGTCGTCTACGGGCTCGACAAGCGCATGGACCACTCGCCGGTCCTCGAGGACCCCATCGACATGGAGCGCTTCCGCGAGATCGGTCGCGAGGGCAACGGCGTCCTCTGTTACATCGAGGACTGTACGAACGCCGGCCGCAAGGGCCGCACCCCCTCCGAGTCGCACGCACGGAACCACCTCAAGGACACGCTGATGAGCATCGAGGACTACGACGGCGGCATCGTCGCCACCACGTTCTCCTCGCACGTCTCGCGCGTCTCCTCGCTCGTCGAGTTCGCACAGGACATCGGGCGCGAGCCGGTGCTCCTGGGACGCTCGATGGAGAAGTACTCCGGCACGGCAGAGCGCCTGGACTTCGTCGACTTCCCGGACGACCTCGGGATGTACGGCCACCGGAAGTCCGTCGACCGCACGTTCAAGCGGATCATGCAGGAGGGCAAGGAGAAGTACCTCCCCATCGTCACGGGTCACCAGGGCGAGCCGCGCGCGATGCTCACCCGCATGGGCCGCGGCGAGACCCCGTACGAACTGGACGACGGCGACAAGGTCGTCTTCTCGGCACGGGTCATCCCGGAGCCGACGAACGAGGGGCAGCGGTACCAGTCCGAGCGCCTCCTGAAGATGCAGGGCGCGCGGATCTACGACGACATCCACGTGTCGGGCCACCTCCGCGAGGAGGGGCACTACCAGATGCTCGACGCGCTCGAACCCCAGCACGTCATCCCCGCCCACCAGGACATGAAGGGCTTCTCGCCGTACGTCGACCTCGCCGGCAAGAAGGGCTACAAGCTGGGCCGTGACCTCCACGTCACGCAGAACGGGAACATGATCCAGCTGACCGAGTAA
- the fdhF gene encoding formate dehydrogenase subunit alpha has translation MSADEQDGSDPLPRVPDATRVSDPRTSTPITETFAPGTASDPPVGIGESDGEGCGCGSCGCGDGVNVPNRDGSIGDEGEPVTVVVDGTEVSVPPGATLLEAMERVDHEGTVPALCAYDRDGDDCSDDIGPRSTCRTCTVEADGELVPACSHPAEAGTEIRTDDPDARESREVNLDLVLSDHNLRCTTCNQNGRCELQDAAIETGVEEPRFGVFDERAEYEPLDDTSPFIQIDRNKCITCARCVDACNDVQVSGVLRIEGTGEDTEIGFQSDAGTMADSACVSCGHCATVCPTGSLTEQGLAGLATLPIPGFNHANSVGTSLTAEAEKAARATSETGGRRGAGGGPGDANGATEDAADSGDAGATATVGRDDARGPSPTRERAESDGLASALRWAKRTASDAGRSAMLAGEHAAESLAARTMKEGWLFDAASRVADHRLKDVEFTETTCGFCAVGCRFQLVSKDDEVLGAVPTDDPADAPVNDFSTCVKGKFGYEFANSDERLTTPLVRGDDGELHEATWEEALSRVAEGFESIRERSGPDALAAFASSKCTNEEDYLMQKFARAVLGTKNVDNCARLCHSSTVAALKQTLGYGAMSNRINEDIGDADAYLITGSNTTESHPVLATRIKRNVDAGADLVVFDPRKVEIAEHASQYVRTDPGYDVAWINGLIRYIVANDLHDAEFVEDRTRNFEALREKVEPFTPEEVERLAGVAPEDLKRAAETVAGADSVVFGWAMGMTQHSHGTQNVLALADLALVTGNLGEPGAGVSPFRGHNNVQGGGGDMGTLPNLLPGYRDPGDPDVLDEFEDAWGVRPPAEEGLTVPEVFDEALAGNVEGLYVMGENPALSEPDLAHAEEALQALDFLVVQDVFPTETAAYADVVLPAATFSEKEGTFTNTERRVQLVGQATDPPGDARQDWAIIQALANRIDHAGDAWTYDGPADVMDEIADVAPIYGGITHDRLDEEGGLQWPCEDESDPGTPYLYEEEFNFPDGRARFVPADTGEPGDLPSEEFPLTMTTGRVLYHWHTGTLTRKVEGLLDHVGEAFVEVNPQTAERLGIADGERVRVESPRGSIEVRAEIGDRPGDGVVFVPMHFADGAVNRLTGDHVDPTSGIPEYKVSSVRIRRLGDERDPESSRPPADTDSDGVAGDD, from the coding sequence GTGAGCGCCGACGAGCAGGACGGGAGCGACCCGCTCCCCCGGGTCCCGGACGCGACGCGGGTGTCCGACCCCCGTACGTCGACGCCGATAACCGAGACCTTCGCGCCCGGGACGGCGTCGGATCCGCCGGTCGGGATCGGCGAGAGCGACGGCGAGGGATGCGGCTGCGGGTCGTGCGGCTGTGGCGACGGTGTGAACGTACCCAACCGCGACGGGTCCATCGGCGACGAGGGCGAGCCCGTGACCGTCGTCGTCGACGGCACCGAAGTGTCGGTGCCTCCGGGCGCGACGCTGCTGGAGGCGATGGAGCGCGTCGACCACGAGGGGACCGTCCCGGCGCTGTGCGCGTACGACCGCGACGGCGACGACTGCTCGGACGACATCGGGCCGCGCTCGACGTGCCGGACCTGCACCGTCGAGGCCGACGGCGAGTTGGTACCGGCGTGCTCGCATCCGGCCGAGGCGGGGACCGAGATCCGCACCGACGACCCCGACGCGCGCGAGAGCCGCGAGGTGAACCTCGACCTCGTCCTCTCGGATCACAACCTCCGGTGTACGACCTGCAACCAGAACGGCCGCTGTGAGCTGCAGGACGCCGCGATCGAGACGGGCGTCGAGGAGCCCCGGTTCGGCGTCTTCGACGAGCGCGCCGAGTACGAGCCGCTGGACGACACCTCGCCGTTCATCCAGATCGACCGCAACAAGTGCATCACCTGCGCGCGCTGCGTCGACGCCTGCAACGACGTGCAGGTGTCGGGCGTCCTCCGGATCGAGGGGACCGGCGAGGACACCGAGATCGGCTTCCAGTCGGACGCCGGGACGATGGCCGACTCGGCGTGCGTCTCCTGCGGCCACTGCGCGACGGTGTGCCCGACGGGCTCGCTGACGGAGCAGGGGCTCGCCGGGCTGGCGACGCTGCCGATCCCCGGCTTCAATCACGCCAACAGCGTCGGGACGTCGCTGACGGCCGAGGCCGAGAAGGCCGCCCGGGCGACGAGCGAGACCGGCGGCCGTCGCGGAGCCGGCGGCGGACCCGGGGACGCGAACGGTGCGACCGAGGATGCCGCCGACAGCGGCGACGCGGGCGCGACCGCAACCGTCGGACGCGACGACGCTCGCGGCCCCTCGCCGACCCGCGAGCGCGCCGAGTCGGACGGGCTCGCCTCGGCGCTACGGTGGGCGAAGCGAACGGCGAGCGACGCCGGCCGGTCGGCGATGCTCGCCGGCGAGCACGCCGCCGAGTCGCTGGCTGCGCGGACGATGAAGGAGGGGTGGCTCTTCGACGCCGCGAGCCGGGTCGCCGACCACCGCCTGAAGGACGTGGAGTTCACCGAGACCACCTGCGGCTTCTGTGCGGTCGGCTGTCGCTTCCAGCTGGTCTCGAAGGACGACGAGGTGCTCGGGGCGGTCCCGACCGACGACCCCGCGGACGCCCCGGTGAACGACTTCTCGACGTGCGTGAAGGGGAAGTTCGGCTACGAGTTCGCGAACTCGGACGAGCGCCTGACGACGCCGCTGGTGCGCGGTGACGACGGGGAGCTGCACGAGGCGACGTGGGAGGAGGCGCTCTCCCGGGTCGCCGAGGGGTTCGAGTCGATCCGCGAGCGCTCGGGGCCGGACGCGCTGGCGGCGTTCGCCTCCTCGAAGTGCACGAACGAGGAGGACTACCTGATGCAGAAGTTCGCGCGCGCTGTCCTCGGGACGAAGAACGTCGACAACTGCGCGCGCCTGTGTCACTCCTCGACGGTCGCGGCGCTGAAGCAGACGCTCGGCTACGGCGCGATGTCGAACCGCATCAACGAGGATATCGGCGATGCCGACGCCTACCTGATCACGGGGTCGAACACGACCGAGAGCCACCCCGTGCTCGCGACGCGGATCAAGCGCAACGTCGACGCCGGCGCGGACCTGGTCGTCTTCGATCCGCGGAAGGTCGAGATCGCGGAACACGCGAGCCAGTACGTGCGCACCGATCCGGGGTACGACGTGGCCTGGATCAACGGGTTGATCCGATACATCGTCGCCAACGACCTCCACGACGCCGAGTTCGTCGAGGATCGGACGCGCAACTTCGAGGCCCTCCGCGAGAAGGTGGAGCCGTTCACGCCCGAGGAGGTGGAGCGGCTCGCGGGCGTCGCCCCCGAGGACCTGAAGCGGGCCGCGGAGACCGTCGCCGGGGCCGACTCGGTCGTCTTCGGGTGGGCGATGGGGATGACCCAGCACAGCCACGGCACCCAGAACGTCCTCGCGCTGGCGGACCTCGCGCTCGTCACCGGCAACCTCGGCGAGCCCGGTGCCGGCGTCTCGCCGTTCCGCGGCCACAACAACGTCCAAGGCGGCGGCGGCGACATGGGAACCCTCCCGAATCTCCTGCCCGGCTACCGCGACCCCGGCGACCCGGACGTGCTCGACGAGTTCGAGGACGCGTGGGGCGTCCGCCCGCCAGCTGAGGAGGGGTTGACGGTGCCGGAAGTGTTCGACGAGGCGCTCGCGGGCAACGTGGAGGGGCTGTACGTGATGGGCGAGAACCCCGCGCTGTCGGAGCCCGATCTCGCCCACGCGGAGGAAGCGTTGCAGGCGCTGGACTTCCTCGTCGTGCAGGACGTGTTCCCGACCGAGACGGCCGCGTACGCCGACGTGGTGCTCCCGGCGGCGACGTTCTCCGAGAAGGAGGGCACGTTCACGAACACCGAACGGCGCGTCCAGTTGGTCGGTCAGGCGACGGACCCTCCGGGCGACGCGCGCCAGGACTGGGCGATCATCCAAGCGCTGGCGAACCGGATCGACCACGCGGGCGACGCGTGGACGTACGACGGCCCGGCCGACGTGATGGACGAGATCGCGGATGTGGCGCCGATCTACGGCGGGATCACCCACGACCGCCTCGACGAGGAGGGCGGGCTCCAGTGGCCCTGCGAGGACGAGTCGGACCCGGGGACGCCGTACCTGTACGAGGAGGAGTTCAACTTCCCCGACGGGAGGGCACGGTTCGTGCCGGCCGACACGGGCGAGCCGGGGGATCTCCCGAGCGAGGAGTTCCCGCTCACGATGACGACGGGGCGCGTGCTGTACCACTGGCACACGGGGACGCTGACGCGGAAGGTGGAGGGGCTGCTCGATCACGTCGGCGAAGCGTTCGTCGAGGTGAACCCCCAGACGGCCGAGCGCCTCGGGATCGCCGACGGCGAACGCGTCCGCGTCGAGTCCCCCCGCGGTTCCATCGAGGTGCGCGCCGAGATCGGCGACCGCCCCGGCGACGGCGTCGTGTTCGTCCCGATGCACTTCGCCGACGGCGCCGTCAACCGGCTCACCGGCGACCACGTCGATCCGACGAGCGGTATCCCCGAGTACAAGGTATCGAGCGTCCGGATCCGACGCCTCGGCGACGAGCGGGACCCCGAGTCGTCCCGCCCGCCGGCCGACACCGATTCGGACGGCGTCGCGGGCGACGACTGA
- the idsA3 gene encoding geranylfarnesyl diphosphate synthase produces MTQDATAERVLAAVKQRRDRVNAAIDEDLPMAEPERLYEASRYILEAGGKRLRPTAALLVGEALAGVDADPTTDYRSFPALDGEPFDLMRTAVSVEVIQSFTLIHDDIMDEDDLRRGEPAVHRAYDIETAILAGDTLYAKAFELLSDTGAAPANTVEAVNRLASACTRICEGQSLDVEFETRDDVTPEEYLEMVELKTAVLYGASAAIPAVLMGADEETVEALYQYGVDSGRAFQIQDDVLDLTVPSEKLGKQRGSDLVEDKETLITLHARQQGVDVDALVSAETPAEVSEAEIDAAVSTLEEAGSIDYAREMAEDLTARSKERLTVLPEGPARDLLADLADYLITRGY; encoded by the coding sequence ATGACACAGGACGCGACGGCCGAACGGGTGCTCGCGGCGGTGAAACAGCGCCGCGACCGCGTCAACGCCGCCATCGACGAGGACCTCCCGATGGCCGAGCCGGAGCGGCTGTACGAGGCCAGTCGGTACATCCTCGAGGCGGGCGGCAAGCGCCTTCGGCCGACAGCCGCGCTCCTCGTGGGCGAGGCGCTCGCGGGCGTCGACGCCGACCCGACGACCGACTATCGGTCGTTCCCGGCGCTCGACGGCGAGCCGTTCGACCTCATGCGCACGGCTGTCAGCGTCGAGGTGATCCAGTCGTTCACCCTCATCCACGACGACATCATGGACGAGGACGACCTCCGGCGCGGCGAGCCGGCGGTCCACCGCGCGTACGACATCGAGACGGCGATCCTCGCCGGCGACACGCTGTACGCGAAGGCGTTCGAGCTGCTCTCGGACACCGGCGCCGCCCCGGCGAACACGGTCGAGGCGGTCAATCGGCTCGCGTCCGCGTGTACCCGGATCTGCGAGGGGCAGTCGCTCGACGTGGAGTTCGAGACCCGCGACGACGTGACGCCCGAGGAGTACCTGGAGATGGTCGAGCTGAAGACAGCCGTGCTGTACGGCGCGTCGGCGGCCATCCCCGCGGTCCTCATGGGCGCCGACGAGGAGACGGTGGAGGCCCTGTACCAGTACGGCGTCGACTCCGGGCGCGCGTTCCAGATCCAGGACGACGTGCTCGATCTCACGGTCCCCTCCGAGAAGCTGGGCAAACAGCGCGGCTCGGACCTCGTCGAGGACAAGGAGACGCTCATCACGCTCCACGCGCGCCAGCAGGGCGTCGACGTGGACGCGCTCGTGAGCGCGGAGACGCCGGCCGAGGTGAGCGAGGCGGAGATCGACGCGGCCGTCTCGACGCTCGAGGAGGCCGGCTCCATCGACTACGCCCGCGAGATGGCCGAGGACCTCACCGCGCGCTCGAAGGAGCGCCTGACGGTGCTCCCCGAGGGACCGGCCCGCGACCTGCTCGCGGACCTGGCGGACTACCTCATCACCCGGGGCTACTGA
- the priS gene encoding DNA primase small subunit PriS has protein sequence MNRRTREYLRGRFGDYYRSASVSPPPQANEREWGHIPFTAGDGTTMVRHQSLLDIGEVGEFLARETPRHAYFSAARYDDPANKRMSDKGWRSADLVFDLDADHLPGVDPEETSYGEMLAACKEELLALLDILGDDFGFADDDMQVVFSGGRGYHVHVRHDAVADLDSTARREVVDYIRAVDLNYDGLIERRPNERGTTLQKQLRREGGWGRRVHEKLVAYAEGLRAMDEADALAELQELDGVGEKTARTIYGVLERNPEGVKSGNVELGPGASTLVRAIAERVTAEQTAPIDEPVTTDIRRLIRLPGSIHGGSGLLVCPLERDAIDGFDPLIDAVPGRFRGRDILVDVHEPGPVDVGDDRDKVEEGIVSVQEYLGVFLMARGRAEKARE, from the coding sequence ATGAACCGCCGCACCCGCGAGTATCTGAGGGGCCGCTTCGGCGACTACTACCGGAGCGCGTCCGTCTCCCCGCCGCCGCAGGCCAACGAGCGCGAGTGGGGACACATCCCGTTCACCGCGGGCGACGGCACCACGATGGTTCGCCACCAGTCGCTGTTGGACATCGGCGAGGTGGGCGAGTTCCTCGCTCGCGAGACGCCGCGCCACGCCTACTTCTCGGCCGCCCGGTACGACGACCCGGCGAACAAGCGGATGAGCGACAAGGGGTGGCGCTCGGCCGATCTCGTGTTCGACCTCGACGCCGACCACCTCCCCGGCGTCGACCCGGAGGAGACGAGCTACGGGGAGATGCTCGCCGCCTGCAAGGAGGAACTGCTCGCGCTGCTGGACATCCTCGGGGACGACTTCGGCTTCGCGGACGACGACATGCAAGTGGTCTTCTCGGGCGGCCGCGGCTACCACGTCCACGTCCGCCACGACGCCGTCGCCGACCTCGACTCGACGGCACGCCGGGAGGTCGTCGATTACATCCGCGCGGTCGACCTCAACTACGACGGGCTCATCGAGCGTCGGCCCAACGAGCGCGGGACGACCCTCCAGAAGCAGCTCCGCCGCGAGGGCGGGTGGGGGCGGCGCGTCCACGAGAAACTCGTCGCCTACGCCGAGGGCCTGCGTGCGATGGATGAGGCCGACGCGCTCGCGGAGCTCCAGGAACTCGACGGCGTCGGCGAGAAGACCGCCCGAACCATCTACGGCGTGCTCGAACGCAACCCCGAGGGAGTGAAATCGGGCAACGTCGAGCTCGGGCCCGGTGCCTCGACGCTCGTGCGGGCGATCGCCGAGCGCGTGACCGCCGAACAGACCGCCCCCATCGACGAGCCGGTGACGACCGACATCCGCCGGCTCATTCGGCTGCCCGGCTCCATCCACGGCGGCAGCGGCCTGCTCGTGTGCCCGCTGGAGCGCGACGCGATCGACGGGTTCGACCCGCTGATAGACGCCGTCCCCGGGCGCTTCCGCGGCCGCGACATCCTCGTCGACGTGCACGAGCCGGGGCCCGTGGACGTGGGCGACGATAGAGATAAGGTGGAGGAGGGAATCGTATCGGTTCAAGAGTATCTCGGCGTGTTCCTCATGGCGAGAGGACGCGCGGAGAAGGCACGCGAGTAG
- a CDS encoding DMT family transporter, whose protein sequence is MSTSRNAALFLALGVCWGGSFPAIEVALTELRPLLLGAYRFDVGAVVALAYVFWRADEPIPRSRADLGAVAVAALLFVVANIAFLAYGQQYTTGGIASIVYSLNPILTTFFTVWLLGEGSLDVRGYVGVLLGIAGVGLVAQPSPADLAGDTTIGVALVFVAAVAVSFGSVATRWLEPDSEALPRTAWGMAIGAVLLHGMSVAAGEPQPLPTALSPAVVFSLAFLGLFASAIGFGIYFGLLDLLGPFEINLVSYVVPVVATVAGAVILSEPVTPLTVAGFVVVVAGFALVKREAIRRELRGHPW, encoded by the coding sequence GTGAGCACCTCCCGGAACGCGGCCCTGTTTCTCGCCCTCGGGGTCTGTTGGGGCGGGAGCTTCCCGGCGATAGAGGTCGCACTGACGGAACTGCGCCCGCTGTTGCTCGGCGCGTACCGCTTCGACGTGGGCGCGGTCGTCGCGCTCGCGTACGTGTTCTGGCGCGCCGACGAACCCATCCCGCGCTCGCGGGCGGACCTCGGCGCGGTCGCCGTCGCGGCCCTGCTGTTCGTCGTCGCCAACATCGCCTTCCTCGCGTACGGCCAGCAGTACACGACCGGCGGGATCGCCTCCATCGTCTACAGCCTCAACCCGATACTGACGACGTTCTTCACCGTGTGGCTGCTCGGCGAGGGGAGCCTCGACGTCCGCGGCTACGTCGGGGTGCTGCTGGGGATCGCGGGGGTCGGGCTGGTCGCCCAGCCGTCCCCCGCGGATCTGGCCGGCGACACGACGATCGGCGTCGCGCTGGTGTTCGTCGCCGCCGTCGCCGTCTCCTTCGGGAGCGTCGCCACCCGCTGGCTGGAGCCCGACTCCGAGGCGCTCCCCCGGACCGCGTGGGGGATGGCGATCGGCGCCGTGTTGCTCCACGGCATGAGCGTCGCCGCCGGCGAGCCCCAGCCGCTCCCGACGGCGCTGTCGCCGGCCGTGGTGTTCTCGCTGGCGTTCCTAGGGCTGTTCGCCTCGGCGATCGGCTTCGGCATCTACTTCGGCCTGCTGGACCTGCTGGGGCCCTTCGAGATCAACCTCGTGAGCTACGTCGTCCCCGTCGTCGCGACCGTCGCCGGCGCGGTCATCCTCTCGGAGCCGGTGACGCCGCTGACCGTCGCCGGCTTCGTCGTGGTCGTCGCCGGCTTCGCGCTCGTGAAACGCGAGGCGATCCGCCGTGAGTTACGCGGGCATCCGTGGTGA
- the bcp gene encoding thioredoxin-dependent thiol peroxidase, producing the protein MLDTGTDAPAFSLPDHVGREVSLSEFEGRRLVLYFYPRADTPGCTTEACGFRDAYDEFQGRDTAILGVSDDPVDDLTDFAREYDLPFPLLSDEDGSVADAYDSYGEKNVFGNVVEGVFRNTYLIGPDGTIERTYEGVSPEEHAEELLADIDELREAES; encoded by the coding sequence ATGCTCGACACCGGCACCGATGCGCCAGCGTTCTCGCTTCCCGACCACGTCGGCCGCGAGGTCTCGCTCTCGGAGTTCGAGGGGCGACGCCTCGTCCTCTACTTTTACCCTCGGGCGGACACGCCCGGCTGCACGACCGAGGCGTGCGGCTTCCGTGACGCGTACGACGAGTTCCAGGGGCGCGACACGGCGATCCTCGGCGTGAGCGACGACCCGGTCGACGACCTCACCGACTTCGCCCGCGAGTACGACCTTCCGTTCCCGCTGCTGTCCGACGAGGACGGCTCCGTCGCCGACGCGTACGACTCCTACGGCGAGAAGAACGTCTTCGGCAACGTCGTAGAGGGCGTGTTCCGCAACACGTACCTCATCGGCCCCGACGGGACGATCGAACGGACCTACGAGGGGGTCTCCCCGGAGGAGCACGCCGAGGAACTGCTCGCGGACATCGACGAGCTGCGCGAGGCCGAGTCCTGA
- a CDS encoding 50S ribosomal protein L37e, with protein sequence MTGAGTPSQGKKNKTTHVKCRRCGEKSYHVKKKKCSSCGFGKSAKRRDYEWQSKAGDN encoded by the coding sequence ATGACCGGAGCCGGAACGCCGTCTCAGGGGAAGAAGAACAAGACGACGCACGTCAAGTGTCGACGCTGCGGCGAGAAGTCCTACCACGTGAAGAAGAAGAAGTGCTCCTCGTGCGGCTTCGGGAAGTCCGCCAAGCGCCGCGACTACGAGTGGCAGTCGAAGGCCGGCGACAACTGA